Sequence from the Nocardia brasiliensis genome:
CGGGCCGCGGAGAGCGTGAACACCCACCTCGGCCAGGCGGCGGTGGGCGCGTGCCAGACCGCGGGCAGCGGCTCGGCCACCGGCGCGTCGGTCTGCGCGCAGCAGACGTATCGAATGGCGCTGTGGGAGGCCTACCCGGCGAATCCGGTGATCTATCCGGACGTGACCATGGCGCCTGGCGACAAAATGCAGGCGTCGGTGACCTTCGACGGTTCGGCCTACACGATGACCGTCGCGAACCTGACCCAGAATTGGTCGCGGACCACCGTCGCGCATTCCACCGCGCCCGCGCAAACCGCGGAGATCATCGTCGAGGGGCAGCTCAACAGCGCGCTCCCGGAGTTCTCACCGATCCGCTTCACCAACGTGAAGATCGACGGCAAGCCGCTCTCGGCGTTCAAGCCGGTGAGTTATTCGATCGGTGCGACGAATGGTGAGCTCAGCCCCGGGCCGATCGCGAAGAGCGGCACCGAGTTCACCATCGCTCGGTAGGTCGGAGCGGCAGTCGTTTCTCGACTGTCTCGTGCGCGGTCACGGCGCCGGCTCGAACCAGGCCGGGCCATCGGCGCGCGCGTGGTCCAGGCGCAGCCGTTCGTGCTCGGACAACGGCGGGAGCGCCGTGAGTTCGAACCAGGCGACCTCGAGTGATTCGTCGTCGTTGACCCGAGCAGTGCCGCCGACGGCCCGGCAGCGCATCGTGATGTCCATGAACTGGCAGATGTCGCCGTTCGGGTAGGTGTGCGGCGGCATCGCGCGCACCGCGGCGATGCGTTCGGCGACGCAATGCACGGCGGTCTCCTCGTAGACCTCGCGCACCGCGCACGCGGCCGGGTCCTCTCCGGGTTCTGGCATGCCCGCGATGATCGCCCAGCGTCCGCTGTCGGCGCGCCGCCCGAGCAGCACCCGGCCCCGGCCGTCGAAGACCACCGCGCTCACACCGGGCAACCAGAGCAACTGGGTGCCCGCGTCGGCGCGGATGGTCCGGATGAAGTCAGGAGTCGCCATGGCACGACAGTAGGCCAGCGCGATGGCGCGATCGTCCGGTGATTGAAGGCGGAGCGCGGGGGTATCTCGCCGTTGGCGGGCCGCTTCGGCGGACGGACAGGTCCCTTTCTGACCTCGTCAACGGCGACGAGCCGCTCAACGGCGAGCGGGTGGTTCGGGACGGTGCCGAGCCGGACGACGACGGGTTCGCCGGGTAGTCATCGAGAAGGTTCGGCGTTGCGGTAGTCGGTTGCCGTGGTCGCCCCTGCGAAAGGGGACACCCGGTGTCCATTGCTCTGGTCGACGCCGCGGGGATGCCGTTGGCGCACGTCGGTGTCTCGCTGGGGTGGGACCCCGCCGAGGTATGGGTCGATGTCGACGGTTCGGTGACCGCGGACAGCAGAATCGACGTGAACTCGGCCGCGTTGGTATTCAGCGGAGAAGCGTTGGTGGACACCGTCTATCACGAGCAGCTGCGTTCGCGCGACGGTGCGATCGAGCACAGTGGGGACGATCCGACGGGTGCGGGCGCGGGCGACAACGAGGTGATCACCGTCGATCTGATGCTGGTCGCGCCGCAGGTGAGCGCGGTGCTCTTCGTCGCGACCTCGTATTCGGGCCAGAGCTTCGCGCGCATGGAGAACGCCTACTGCCGGGTGCTGGACACCACCTCGGGGACCGAGCTCACCCGCTACCTGTTGAGCGGTGGGCAGCACACCGGCCTGGTGATCGGCAAACTCGTTCGAACCCAGCAGTATTGGTGCTACATCGGTATCGGCGCCGGTATCTACGCGACCCACGTGGTCGACGCCGTTCCCCAGGCCGTGCCATACCTGCGCTAGCGCGGGCATCGCGAATTATCATCGGGGATATGCGGATTGCTGCGGCGCAGGCCCGTCCGGCCTGGCTGGACCCGACGGCGGGCACGAAGATCGTGATCGACTGGCTGACCAAGGCCGCCGCGGCCGGGGCGGAGCTGGTGGCGTTTCCGGAGACGTTCCTGTCCGGCTATCCGATCTGGCTGGCCCGCACCGGTGGCGCGCGCTTCGACAATCCCGTGCAAAAGGCCGCGTACGCCTACTATTTGGATGCGGCGGTCACTCTGGACGGACCGCAGTTGAAGACGGTGCGGGAGGCCGTCGCCGATCTCGGTGTCTTCTGCTACCTCGGCATCACCGAGCGGGTCCGCGGCACCGTGTACTGCACCCTCGTCGCGATCGACCCGGCCCGCGGCATCGTGAGCGCGCACCGCAAGCTGATGCCCACCCACGAGGAGCGCATGGTGTGGGGGATCGGTGACGGAAACGGTTTGCGCGCGCACGATTTCGGTGAATTCCGGGTCAGCGGCCTGTCCTGCTGGGAGAACTGGATGCCGCAGGCACGCCACGCGCTCTACGCCGACGGCACCACCCTGCACGTCTCCACCTGGCCCGGTTCGATCCGCAATACCAACGACATCACCCGCTTCATCGCGCTCGAGGGGCGGGTCTACTCGCTGGCCGTCGGCGCCGTCCTCGACTATGCCGATGTACCCACCGATTTCCCCCTCTACGAAGAACTTTCGGCACTGGACAAACCCGCGGGCTACGACGGCGGTTCGGCCGTCGCCGCCCCGGACGGTACCTGGCTGGTCGAGCCCGTCGTCGGCGCAGAACGGCTCATCCTCGCCGACCTCGACGCCGGCGAGGTAGCGAGGGAACGTCAAAACTTCGACCCCACCGGCCACTACGCCCGCCCGGACATCTTCACCGTCACCGTGGACCGCCACCGCCGCACCCCCGCCACCTTCCTCGACTAAGACCCAGCGGCCCCCTGAACAGGCTGCTCGTCAGCCGTTCTGCGGCAGCGGCGACGGCGGGCCCGCCATGGTGGCATCATCAAGGCCCACGATGCCTGTCAGCTCCAATCGGCCACAGGGGGAACATGAGCGCGGAACTGATCGCGGTCCGGCTCGGCACGGCGCTTATGGGGCGCGCGGCGCAGCTCGTGCTCGCCAAACAGCAGAACGACCAAGCGATTCGATACGACATGACGGACCTGGTCCGTCGTCACATCCCCGGCGTCCGGGCCAAACGTAGCGTCACGCGGCAGTTCGAGCAGATCGCGGACACCGTCGCCGCACGGCTCGAACCGATGCTCGCCCAGGAGTTCCGTGGCATCGACTCCGGCGAGCACGCCGCCGTCGTCGACGCGGTGGTCGATACCTTCGAGCACACCGACCTGTCCGATGCCGCGATCTTCGCCTCGAATGCCGACCCGGCGCAGCTGGCCAGGCAGATCAGAGCGGCTTCGAGCCCGCCCGCCGGTCTGAGCGCCGCGGGGGACGCGCTGTATCACCAACTCGTCGCGGAGTGCTGCGACTGTTACGTCCAGATCGTGCGCCACCTGCCGGTTTTCACCGAGCGTGCGGTGTCCGAGCTGCTCCGGCGCGGCGACGAACTCAGCAAAGACATCGGCCTGGTACTGGAGCGGCTGCCGAAACGGTCGCTGTACGCACCGGACGGCGAGGGCGACGACGCCGCCTTCCGCCGCGAATATCTCGAGCTGGTCAGCCGAGTACTCGATGAGGTCGAGTTGTTCAGCTTCGCTGTCGAAGAACCGGTGCGAACGAAGTTGTCGGTCGCGTACGTCAGCCTGCGCGTGACCCGCGACAGTATCGGCCGCCGCCGTGCCAGGCGTAGCACCGATGCGGTCCGGTCGGGCACGGACAGTGCGACCTGGCGGAGCGAAGAACGCGAAACCGGTGGTGAGCGCGTCGAAAAGGCCTTGAGCCTGCGGCCGCGCATCCTGCTTCGCGGTGAAGCGGGCTCCGGCAAGACGACCCTGTTGCGCTGGCTGGCCGTCACCGCCGCGCGCAGCGCCTTCACCGATGATCTGACCTCGTGGAACGGGCTGGTCCCCGTGCTGCTCCGGTTGCGCAGTTACGCTTCTCGTACGTTGCCCGGGCTGGACGAACTGCTCGACGACACGGCGGGCCCGCTGACCAGCCATATGCCGAACGCCTGGCTCGACCGGTTGTTCGCGGACGGCCAGGTGCTCCTGCTGATCGACGGGGTGGACGAGCTGCTTCCCGCCGATCGGGACCGAGTGCGCGAGTGGATCACTCGGCTACTGCATGCCTACCCGCGGACCAGGATCGTGGTGACGTCCCGCCCGGCGGCCGCGCACCAGGAGTGGCTCGCCGGGCGGGACTTCGCCCACGTCGAGCTCGAACGGATGACACCCGCTGACCTGAATGCCTTTGTCCGGCAGTGGCATCAGGCCGTGGGGGAGAGCGGACAGCGATTGCCTTGCGCAGCAGCCGAATTGCCTGCCTACGAGCGTGCACTGACCGCGAGTATCAAGGATCGCGCCCACCTTTCGGCGTTGGCGTCGAGCCCCCTGCTCGCGGCGATGCTGTGTTCCCTGCACCTGGGCCGCAACCGGCAGCTGCCGCGTAATCGCATGGAGCTGTATCGGATTGCGGTCGAGCTGTTGGTGCAGCGCCGGGACGCGGAGCGCCATATTCCCAGCGCGCAGTCGGTGCGGCTGAGCCTGACCGACAAGCTCAGCCTGCTCAGGGACCTGGCGTGGCGCCTGTCCGACAACAATCGCAGCGAGCTCGATGCCGAGACCGCCCATGGCTACGTGCGCGCCCGGCTCGCCTCCATGCGCCACCTCGACGTCGAGGCGCAACCGGTGCTGGACTATCTGGTCAATCGGTCCGGCATCCTGCGATCGCCCTCGGTCGGCCGAATCGACTTCGTGCACCGAACTTTTCAGGAATACCTGGCGAGCGCCGAGGCGGCCGCCGAGGACCGCATCGGCAATCTGATCGGACGCGCGCACCTCGATGTGTGGCGCGACACCATCATCATGACCGCCGGTCACGCTAATCGCAGCCAGCGCCACGAGTTGCTGAGCGGCATTCTCGACCTCGCCGCGGCCGAGCCGGCGCAACGTCACCACCTCGGGCTCCTGGCCACATCCTGCCTCGAGACGATCGAATCGATCTCCGACGATCTGGCGGACCGGCTCGACCGCACCATCGCCGAGTTGATACCGCCGCATACGCCCGCGGAAGCGGTCGCGCTCGCCGCGGTCGGCGAGCCGGCCCTGCGGCATCTGCCGCGCGGCATCCAGGCTCTGCCCCCCGAGCACGCCGCCGCGACGGTGCGCACGGCCGCGTTCATCGGCGGGCCCGCCGCCTTGCGATTGCTGAACGGCTATGCCGGAGACGAACGCTGGATGGTGCTTCAGGAACTCCGAAATGCCTGGCAGTACAGCGATCCCACGAAGTACGCCGAGCAGGTGCTCGCGCACGGTACGTCGACCCTCCGGCGCATGCTGCGGCTGACCCACCCCGCCCAGTGGCAGGCGGCGGTGCGGCTGGACGACCTGCGCGATCTGGTCCTCGACTATCCGGTGAACCTTGGCGGCATCGCGTTCGAAGAACTCCCCGCTGTCGCTACGCTCACGGTCAGACAGCTTACGGGGACCAACGACCTCTCCGTGTTGACCGCCGCGCAATTCCCGAGCGCTGGACTGCGACTCCGGCTTCGGCCCTCGAACGGGCAAGCCGCACTTGACCACCTGGAAGCCCTGTCCGCCCTGTCCGGCCTCGCCTCGCTCTCCTTGACCGGCTGGGCGCGGCTGCCCGCGCTGTCGCCCGGCGCATTGCCGCTCGGTCTCCGATCACTACGGCTCGGCGACGTCGCGGCGGACTATGACCTGACGCCCGTGGCCGATCATGACCTGGCCGTTCTGGAATTGCGCGGCCGCAATGCCGCCGCCGCACTCGCGCGGGTCGGGCGTGCGTCGCGGGTGCACCGATTGAGCCTGGTCGGTTGCGACCTCACCAGGAGCTTCCACCGGCTGCCCCCGGTGCTGCCACTGCTGGAAACTCTCGAATTGCGCAGCAGCACACTGCCATACGATTTGGTCAGCCTCACGGACTTTCCCGAGCTGACCGAGGTTCGCCTGGTCGACTGCGTCGGTCCGGAGCGTTCGGTGGTAAACATCGCCTCGATCCCGCAACCCCGCGCGCCACGACAACTCGATATCGGTATCGACGAAGCGACCAGAACCACCGCACCTACCGCATCGCGCGATCGGATCGTGTACCGCGAACTTCCCAGTCCCGTCACCGATCACGAATCGTCGGACCCGAATGCGACGTAGCGCCTCGAATTACACGGGCCGGTAGCCGGCGCCGATGTCGTCGCGCGCGTCGAGATCGGTGGTGATAGCGGTGAGGGTGGTGCCTACCTCGGGACCGAAGCAGCCTACGGCCAGGTAGGCGTTGACCATGCCGACGAGGGTGCTGCCGTGGACCACGGGGGCGCCGGAATCGCCGCGCATGACACACATTTGGGTCCACATCTCGGTGCTGGTGGCGCGCAGGTCGCCCCAGGTGACGCCGCAGCTGGTGCCGGTGGTGCCGCCGACGCGGTTCACCGGGTTGACCCGGCGCGGATCGAATTCGATCACCGCGTAGTCCAGCGCCGGGTCGGAGTGGGCGAAGCGGCCGATCACGCCGAAGCCGGGCGCGGCGTCGGCGACCACGGTGGCACCCGGCTTCCCGCAATGCCCGGCGGTGAGCCCGACGAGGCGGTCGGCGTTGTCGTAGCCGATCGTGGTCAATGTGCACGCCGCGCGGCCGTCGACGACGATGCCGGAGCCGCCGCCGATCGTCGGACCGGCACTGTCGGCCGAGTCGTCCTGGGCAACAGCGGAATCGGCGGGTGCTGCCTGCGCGGTGACGGCGGGGAGGCCGCCGAGTACGGCCGCGGCGGCGAGCGCGAGGGCGGTTCGGGTCACGAGCTGGACTACTCTTGGTCGGTCTTGCGGTGCCGGATCACCGGGTGTTCGCGGCATTCCCGGGTCGACCGATTCCAAACAGAGTATGCCCAATAGAATTCGCCTGCGGAGTTCAGGGGCGGATGATCGGGTGCTCGCGGCTGATGTCGATGCCGAGCAGCCGCCGTGCGCCCGCGGCATAGGCTTCGGGATCTTCGAGCTGCGGATAGTGGCCGAGGCCGGGCAATTCGATCACCGGCGCGGCGGGCCGCAACGCGCGCAGGCCGGCCAGTACCTCGACCGTGGCCACCGGATCCGCGGTGCCCCATAGCAGGCCGATCGCTTTGTTCCAGTCGCGGACCGCGCCGTGCCAGCGTTCGGCGTGGGTCACCCGTTCGTCGAGGTAGGCGGTGAGCAGGTGGGTGATCCGGTGACCGTCGGCGTGCGAGAGCAGTTCCCACTGCGCCGCGGCCTCGCGTTCGGTCAGGGGGTGCGCCTTGGTGAACACCGCGCCGAGTTCGCGGGTGAACATCGCCCGATTCGCCAGGCGTGCCGCGATCGGTCCCAGCCTGCCGCGCAGGATCTTCTGAATCGGCCGCAGCGTCGCCTTTTCCAGGATCACGCTGCCGTTGCCGAGCACCGCCCGCTGCAACGTGAAGGGGAGCTTTCCTT
This genomic interval carries:
- a CDS encoding G1 family glutamic endopeptidase; translation: MISSPGRTRIRSRLTASVVGAIVAALLSPPVATADAPPAPGSPSSAPATPNETPDGSAPRIRGTNWAGYVVTGSFKSVSAEWVEPEVTCTDTGVIQRVVPWVGLNGTVVDGKQALPLMQTGAEAICVSVAGALASLPGLAVVNLASATIANNPTWFRSAVRAAESVNTHLGQAAVGACQTAGSGSATGASVCAQQTYRMALWEAYPANPVIYPDVTMAPGDKMQASVTFDGSAYTMTVANLTQNWSRTTVAHSTAPAQTAEIIVEGQLNSALPEFSPIRFTNVKIDGKPLSAFKPVSYSIGATNGELSPGPIAKSGTEFTIAR
- a CDS encoding NUDIX hydrolase, with protein sequence MATPDFIRTIRADAGTQLLWLPGVSAVVFDGRGRVLLGRRADSGRWAIIAGMPEPGEDPAACAVREVYEETAVHCVAERIAAVRAMPPHTYPNGDICQFMDITMRCRAVGGTARVNDDESLEVAWFELTALPPLSEHERLRLDHARADGPAWFEPAP
- a CDS encoding TerD family protein; the protein is MSIALVDAAGMPLAHVGVSLGWDPAEVWVDVDGSVTADSRIDVNSAALVFSGEALVDTVYHEQLRSRDGAIEHSGDDPTGAGAGDNEVITVDLMLVAPQVSAVLFVATSYSGQSFARMENAYCRVLDTTSGTELTRYLLSGGQHTGLVIGKLVRTQQYWCYIGIGAGIYATHVVDAVPQAVPYLR
- a CDS encoding carbon-nitrogen hydrolase family protein, with the translated sequence MRIAAAQARPAWLDPTAGTKIVIDWLTKAAAAGAELVAFPETFLSGYPIWLARTGGARFDNPVQKAAYAYYLDAAVTLDGPQLKTVREAVADLGVFCYLGITERVRGTVYCTLVAIDPARGIVSAHRKLMPTHEERMVWGIGDGNGLRAHDFGEFRVSGLSCWENWMPQARHALYADGTTLHVSTWPGSIRNTNDITRFIALEGRVYSLAVGAVLDYADVPTDFPLYEELSALDKPAGYDGGSAVAAPDGTWLVEPVVGAERLILADLDAGEVARERQNFDPTGHYARPDIFTVTVDRHRRTPATFLD
- a CDS encoding NACHT domain-containing protein; the encoded protein is MSAELIAVRLGTALMGRAAQLVLAKQQNDQAIRYDMTDLVRRHIPGVRAKRSVTRQFEQIADTVAARLEPMLAQEFRGIDSGEHAAVVDAVVDTFEHTDLSDAAIFASNADPAQLARQIRAASSPPAGLSAAGDALYHQLVAECCDCYVQIVRHLPVFTERAVSELLRRGDELSKDIGLVLERLPKRSLYAPDGEGDDAAFRREYLELVSRVLDEVELFSFAVEEPVRTKLSVAYVSLRVTRDSIGRRRARRSTDAVRSGTDSATWRSEERETGGERVEKALSLRPRILLRGEAGSGKTTLLRWLAVTAARSAFTDDLTSWNGLVPVLLRLRSYASRTLPGLDELLDDTAGPLTSHMPNAWLDRLFADGQVLLLIDGVDELLPADRDRVREWITRLLHAYPRTRIVVTSRPAAAHQEWLAGRDFAHVELERMTPADLNAFVRQWHQAVGESGQRLPCAAAELPAYERALTASIKDRAHLSALASSPLLAAMLCSLHLGRNRQLPRNRMELYRIAVELLVQRRDAERHIPSAQSVRLSLTDKLSLLRDLAWRLSDNNRSELDAETAHGYVRARLASMRHLDVEAQPVLDYLVNRSGILRSPSVGRIDFVHRTFQEYLASAEAAAEDRIGNLIGRAHLDVWRDTIIMTAGHANRSQRHELLSGILDLAAAEPAQRHHLGLLATSCLETIESISDDLADRLDRTIAELIPPHTPAEAVALAAVGEPALRHLPRGIQALPPEHAAATVRTAAFIGGPAALRLLNGYAGDERWMVLQELRNAWQYSDPTKYAEQVLAHGTSTLRRMLRLTHPAQWQAAVRLDDLRDLVLDYPVNLGGIAFEELPAVATLTVRQLTGTNDLSVLTAAQFPSAGLRLRLRPSNGQAALDHLEALSALSGLASLSLTGWARLPALSPGALPLGLRSLRLGDVAADYDLTPVADHDLAVLELRGRNAAAALARVGRASRVHRLSLVGCDLTRSFHRLPPVLPLLETLELRSSTLPYDLVSLTDFPELTEVRLVDCVGPERSVVNIASIPQPRAPRQLDIGIDEATRTTAPTASRDRIVYRELPSPVTDHESSDPNAT
- a CDS encoding serine protease, with translation MTRTALALAAAAVLGGLPAVTAQAAPADSAVAQDDSADSAGPTIGGGSGIVVDGRAACTLTTIGYDNADRLVGLTAGHCGKPGATVVADAAPGFGVIGRFAHSDPALDYAVIEFDPRRVNPVNRVGGTTGTSCGVTWGDLRATSTEMWTQMCVMRGDSGAPVVHGSTLVGMVNAYLAVGCFGPEVGTTLTAITTDLDARDDIGAGYRPV
- a CDS encoding alpha/beta fold hydrolase, giving the protein MPNLVHIWREGGQQVRTRAGSVFVRSAPGDGPTVLLLHGYPSSSFDFRGVVDRLGGRGWLAMDFLGFGLSDKPRPHRYSLFEQADIVTDVLATLDPGPVVLLAHDMGTSVATELIARDIEGKLPFTLQRAVLGNGSVILEKATLRPIQKILRGRLGPIAARLANRAMFTRELGAVFTKAHPLTEREAAAQWELLSHADGHRITHLLTAYLDERVTHAERWHGAVRDWNKAIGLLWGTADPVATVEVLAGLRALRPAAPVIELPGLGHYPQLEDPEAYAAGARRLLGIDISREHPIIRP